One Molothrus ater isolate BHLD 08-10-18 breed brown headed cowbird chromosome 13, BPBGC_Mater_1.1, whole genome shotgun sequence DNA window includes the following coding sequences:
- the DAPK2 gene encoding death-associated protein kinase 2, with the protein MLLDKNIPIPHIKLIDFGLAHKIEDGVEFKNIFGTPEFVAPEIVNYEPLGLAADMWSIGVITYILLSGASPFLGETKQETLANITAVNYDFDEEFFSNTSDLAKDFIQKLLVKDTRKRLTIQEALSHPWITLKDETKVQENKKVENAQLKTKRLREYTIKCHSSMPPNNTYINFERFARIVEDISRVEQGFSTLAASHDSLQEDMDALLSIYNEKEAWYKEESESVRHTLSQLKYEYRKMESLKRHLHEDSEAVGASLAGVCGKYAELQSHYESLRQELAEEIQWVQELMSSFQLENEACVNGNFHSVFNKDINESLMELLNRSCCEEFLAGLNLDVTESHQ; encoded by the exons ATGCTTCTAGACAAGAATATCCCTATTCCACACATCAAACTCATTGACTTTGGCCTGGCTCACAAAATAGAAGACGGagttgaatttaaaaatatatttggaacTCCAGAATTCGTAG CTCCAGAAATCGTAAACTATGAACCACTTGGGCTAGCGGCAGACATGTG GAGCATAGGAGTCATCACCTACATACT GCTTAGTGGTGCATCACCTTTTCTTGGAGAAACTAAACAAGAAACACTTGCCAACATCACAGCTGTGAATTACGATTTTGATGAAGAATTTTTCAGCAATACTAGTGACCTGGCAAAAGACTTTATTCAGAAACTACTGGTGAAAGATACACG gAAGCGGCTTACGATTCAGGAAGCTCTGTCTCATCCATGGATCACG CTGAAAGATGAAACCAAAGTCCAGGAAAACAAGAAGGTGGAGAATGCGCAGCTGAAGACGAAACGCCTGAGGGAGTACACCATAAAGTGCCACTCAAGCATGCCCCCCAACAACACCTACATCAACTTTGAGCGCTTTGCCCGCATTGTAGAGGACATTTCCCGTGTGGAGCAGGGTTTCAGCACCTTGGCTGCATCCCACGATTCCTTGCAGGAGGACATGGATGCTTTGCTTTCCATTTATAATGAGAAAGAAGCTTGGTATAAAGAAGAGAGCGAAAGCGTGAGGCACACGCTGTCCCAGCTGAAGTACGAGTACCGTAAAATGGAGTCCCTGAAAAGGCACTTGCACGAGGACAGTGAGGCTGTCGGCGCCAGCCTCGCAGGCGTGTGCGGGAAATAcgctgagctgcagagccactATGAATCCCTCAGACAGGAGCTTGCTGAGGAAATCCAGTGGGTACAGGAGTTAATGAGCAGTTTTCAACTGGAAAATGAAGCCTGTGTGAATGGAAACTTTCACTCTGTTTTCAACAAAGATATTAATGAATCACTAATGGAGCTGTTAAATAGATCTTGCTGTGAAGAATTCCTTGCAGGGTTGAATCTTGATGTGACAGAATCCCATCAGTAA